From a region of the Euwallacea similis isolate ESF13 chromosome 3, ESF131.1, whole genome shotgun sequence genome:
- the LOC136420186 gene encoding proteoglycan 4 — translation MIPRENKWMLLTITYSIFVVHIKAQGERAYDTSEWIPITPKNYQGSASEIVELRQAPNERVLNLEAPVQKFLPEHEYNLRKQRKPEQFLRETPLKKVLDPRPRKLKFPAEYKFETPPPPPAKGQPQLNYYNGQQLSPYVEQQSAYAPLQQPSEPYVPVPSVNPKVPSPDAPSLYEKYQLPFNSSFYHSLNPTSINNEFYQAIGNRSEKRPIPLNPAAIPSGPAEQESVQLVYVPVENLRPNFAEQPDSKASELRIPLENFSASGPAVREQKFVYSTPASAPSNLNNFQNSEKAQLIPKESIYSTSSPLPSYQIPSFPTQQKTEFNYNAPLTSYPSAPKQQKFLARPLVENDEKAVEQALLREQKLYNTPSYQDPLFRPAEKQQIREQKLLFNPSTESTRPLTYNAPTSLPLYREPDFSPDKQSRLESIQKDYLQQSLQAHKLQQQFRDDINPLKQQEAASTTKKPKLKPHQPPLAVFLESHDKAGITDVLNVLRGAKSISVQDSISANSPKIFIGPSNLDSPGYYTKFPLPYLNNINGNRIERKIDQLPFFVAPVSYETPTGYSKIPLPAPHVGSVVVSVPQAKPIEPPQYSSNLETYEVFSPQSTSEANPYLNPVKEILTQSRPQEYYVPQVNKAATQQPQLPNVSPIDVAIKEYELHQINEDLNEQRNHNKVKHSTTRRPQQERTRSRYSYEEEVSTTERNKARIRGRGRSTTTTSTSTTTSTTPTPPPAVADPDEKYTVLEEFEVKSPVTPPLLREQVTDPPRRSTTPFSANRYLPEEYFETGRSQSPVFDYELPKFDLDKTTEIETIPANVFNLGPSSDYFKKSPYEIDVSTEKYKETTAGHRFRPTEVTNYENREPNQGRTSAQPSYSFEVDDDDISRPLYRQPETYERPPVTSRRPETYDPLAITNTQPDIHERPLVTNREPEIHERPLVTNRQSEIYDASTTTTPIAADQKAKQSAIHEPESHQSFLNTLYQPSFDETYISLQDQAVRSLLVPNLLAPSTKPQSTPSSKIEPEVFTEEVTVLSSTTEVSTTTRANRIRGRGRSRITTSTTEPPRRAHSVERSRRPAGRVSASSERPVVSSESLKEEVPQRFRTRGRPLQNDISTTERELYREPISERTFEPANSREQQAQPNEVDILPTVTSEPEINYQQFYNVQTTTTEQQPLEYDNTKTTRPAITELQTDVPDQRRAEFVPKRVEEPIVRYTIKSGGVLNNNAPITTTTEAPIRGRGRGRSRFATTTPAASSAARVTARPSSTPARAVSSLQKPEEEQEFFGFIRQPGYSPSNLNIQASKKPDESSNVRFVGEIRPKYTPRTTTPKFEEEETPKPRIRARTRASTRKTTPNNEEKSQEHHVTKRPGVTRTRGRSHYKPQENVKRESEDEDVAGQNYPVNFLQKLDATTVREAEDQAAHASFYTPTYLPHPNSLVTTAYGINEEPLALAIGGTTTQSSQEINLGEDKKSKRRGSWRLVKSRPADPLDVSESQNYQSVINAFDRIEKLDYPKKTIELEITTEAQSEDVVTTPPSPAKAQENIFDTIYEMFGVFAKNASKDAETATTTVTAPLIFPEEITEDPTTTTSLEETTETATVPLELATEPKQVEISTSTSTEVSHETEICYKGRCVKSKDKKKKLL, via the coding sequence atacCTCGGGAAAATAAATGGATGCTACTCACTATAACATACAGCATATTTGTTGTACACATAAAGGCTCAAGGAGAAAGAGCTTATGACACTAGCGAATGGATTCCAATAACTCCGAAAAACTATCAGGGAAGTGCCTCTGAGATTGTAGAGCTGAGACAAGCTCCTAACGAAAGGGTCCTCAACTTAGAAGCTCCAGTTCAAAAGTTTTTGCCGGAGCATGAGTACAACCTCAGAAAACAACGAAAACCTGAGCAGTTCCTAAGAGAAACTCCCCTAAAGAAGGTGTTGGATCCTAGACCTAGAAAGCTAAAGTTTCCTGCGGagtataaatttgaaactccTCCTCCGCCTCCGGCAAAAGGGCAGCCGCAGCTGAACTACTACAATGGGCAGCAGCTATCGCCCTATGTGGAGCAACAAAGTGCCTATGCTCCATTGCAGCAGCCATCCGAACCTTACGTTCCAGTGCCTAGTGTTAACCCTAAAGTGCCCTCTCCAGATGCTCCAAGTCTCTACGAAAAGTACCAACTACCCTTTAACAGCAGCTTTTACCATTCACTAAATCCCACAAGTATTAATAACGAGTTTTATCAGGCGATTGGAAATAGGAGTGAGAAAAGACCCATACCATTGAACCCTGCGGCAATTCCTTCAGGACCTGCAGAGCAGGAAAGTGTTCAGCTGGTTTATGTGCCAGTGGAGAATTTAAGGCCGAATTTTGCCGAACAGCCCGATTCCAAGGCTTCAGAGCTCAGAATCCCCTTGGAGAATTTTTCTGCAAGTGGGCCAGCTGTGAGAGAACAAAAGTTTGTTTATAGCACCCCTGCGAGTGCTCCTTCAAATctcaacaattttcaaaattctgaaaaagcTCAGTTAATACCCAAGGAATCTATTTATAGCACTTCTTCGCCATTGCCTTCGTATCAGATCCCCAGTTTCCCCACTCAACAGAAAACTGAGTTTAATTACAACGCTCCTTTAACGTCATATCCCAGTGCCCCTAAACAGCAGAAATTCCTAGCAAGACCTTTGGTAGAGAACGATGAGAAAGCGGTGGAGCAGGCATTACTTAGGGAGCAAAAGCTCTATAATACCCCTTCCTATCAAGACCCACTATTTAGGCCCGCTGAGAAGCAGCAAATTAGAGAGCAAAAGCTACTTTTCAACCCCTCAACTGAGTCGACTAGACCGCTTACTTACAACGCTCCTACAAGCCTCCCTTTGTACCGGGAGCCGGATTTTAGCCCTGATAAACAATCCCGGCTTGAGAGCATACAGAAAGATTACCTGCAACAATCGCTGCAGGCCCATAAACTGCAACAGCAATTCCGAGACGATATCAATCCTTTGAAGCAGCAAGAAGCGGCTTCGACCACTAAAAAGCCCAAGTTAAAGCCCCATCAGCCTCCACTGGCAGTTTTCCTCGAGTCCCATGACAAGGCTGGAATTACAGATGTTCTTAACGTTCTCAGAGGGGCTAAAAGCATTTCGGTGCAAGACTCGATATCAGCAAACTCCCCCAAGATCTTCATTGGGCCTTCGAATTTAGACTCTCCAGGGTATTACACTAAATTCCCTCTTCCTTACTTAAACAACATAAACGGAAATCGCATCGAAAGGAAAATCGATCAGCTACCATTCTTTGTCGCCCCAGTCAGCTATGAAACCCCTACGGGGTACTCGAAAATCCCCCTACCAGCTCCTCATGTAGGCTCGGTGGTGGTCTCAGTGCCTCAGGCGAAACCTATAGAGCCTCCTCAATACAGCTCAAATTTAGAAACGTATGAAGTGTTTAGTCCTCAAAGCACCTCAGAAGCAAATCCCTATTTAAATCCCGTAAAGGAGATCCTGACTCAGAGCAGGCCGCAAGAATATTACGTGCCTCAAGTGAATAAAGCAGCCACCCAACAGCCGCAGTTGCCCAACGTCAGCCCCATTGACGTTGCAATTAAGGAGTATGAGTTGCATCAAATTAATGAAGATTTAAATGAGCAGCGTAATCACAATAAGGTAAAGCACTCCACCACCAGGAGGCCTCAGCAAGAGAGAACTAGGAGCAGGTATTCTTACGAGGAGGAGGTTAGTACCACTGAGAGGAACAAAGCGAGAATTAGAGGTAGAGGTAGAAGTACCACTACCACTTCCACTTCCACTACCACCTCTACTACTCCTACACCGCCGCCAGCAGTAGCAGACCCTGATGAGAAGTACACGGTACTTGAGGAGTTTGAAGTGAAATCGCCGGTGACTCCCCCTTTGTTACGAGAGCAAGTGACTGACCCTCCTAGGAGGTCCACCACCCCCTTCAGCGCAAATCGCTATTTACCAGAAGAATACTTTGAAACTGGAAGATCTCAGTCTCCTGTATTCGACTATGAGTTGCCCAAATTTGATCTAGATAAAACCACCGAGATCGAAACTATCCCAGCTAACGTGTTCAACTTGGGGCCCTCCAGTGactactttaaaaaatcaccctaTGAAATTGATGTTAGCactgaaaaatataaagaaactACTGCTGGGCATAGGTTTAGACCTACTGAGGTGACCAACTATGAAAACAGAGAGCCCAATCAGGGCAGAACTAGTGCTCAGCCTAGTTATAGCTTTGAGGTTGATGACGATGACATTTCAAGGCCTTTATATAGGCAACCAGAGACATACGAACGTCCCCCGGTTACTAGCAGGCGACCGGAAACATACGATCCCCTTGCGATAACTAATACGCAACCAGATATACACGAGCGACCTCTGGTTACTAATAGAGAGCCAGAGATACACGAGCGACCACTGGTCACTAATAGGCAGTCCGAGATATATGACGCTTCAACAACTACCACACCTATTGCTGCGGATCAAAAAGCCAAACAATCCGCAATCCACGAGCCAGAATCTCATCAAAGCTTCCTCAACACTCTCTACCAACCCAGTTTCGACGAAACATATATCAGCCTTCAAGACCAAGCAGTGAGGTCTCTGCTAGTGCCCAATTTACTGGCTCCATCCACCAAACCTCAGTCAACTCCCTCAAGCAAAATCGAACCTGAAGTCTTCACTGAGGAGGTCACGGTGTTGTCCTCAACGACTGAGGTTAGTACCACCACCAGAGCAAACAGAATTAGAGGGCGCGGAAGATCTAGAATCACTACCAGCACCACTGAACCTCCGAGAAGAGCGCACTCGGTAGAAAGAAGCAGACGTCCTGCAGGTAGAGTTTCTGCTTCATCGGAGAGGCCTGTGGTAAGCTCTGAATCTTTAAAGGAAGAGGTGCCGCAGAGATTCCGAACTAGAGGAAGGCCTTTGCAGAACGACATATCAACCACTGAAAGGGAACTTTACAGGGAGCCAATCTCTGAGAGGACTTTTGAGCCTGCCAATAGCAGGGAGCAACAGGCACAGCCAAATGAAGTAGATATATTGCCCACAGTCACCTCTGAAccagaaataaattatcaacAATTCTACAACGTGCAAACTACCACTACAGAGCAGCAACCCTTAGAATATGACAACACTAAGACCACGCGTCCCGCAATCACTGAATTACAGACTGATGTTCCGGATCAAAGAAGGGCTGAATTCGTTCCTAAGCGCGTTGAGGAGCCGATAGTGAGGTATACCATTAAATCTGGGGGAGTCTTGAACAACAACGCTCCGATTACCACCACCACTGAAGCTCCGATAAGAGGCAGAGGCCGAGGCAGATCCAGATTTGCCACTACAACCCCTGCTGCTAGTTCTGCAGCTAGAGTAACTGCAAGGCCCTCTAGCACCCCTGCAAGAGCAGTGTCGTCCCTCCAAAAACCGGAAGAAGAGCAAGAATTTTTCGGTTTTATCAGACAGCCCGGCTACAGCccctcaaatttaaacattcaaGCCTCAAAAAAACCTGACGAGTCCTCTAATGTGCGATTCGTAGGGGAAATTAGGCCTAAATACACCCCCCGCACTACTACCCCTAAGTTCGAAGAAGAGGAGACGCCTAAACCGAGAATTCGAGCCAGGACTCGAGCTTCCACAAGAAAAACTACCCCTAACAACGAAGAAAAGTCGCAAGAGCATCATGTGACTAAGAGGCCTGGAGTTACAAGGACCAGAGGTCGCTCCCATTATAAACCCCAAGAGAATGTGAAGAGAGAAAGTGAAGATGAGGATGTGGCAGGGCAAAACTACCCCGTTAATTTCCTGCAGAAATTGGACGCTACCACTGTTCGTGAGGCTGAAGATCAGGCCGCCCACGCCTCGTTTTACACGCCCACATATCTGCCCCACCCTAATAGTTTGGTTACCACAGCTTATGGCATCAATGAGGAGCCTCTGGCATTGGCCATCGGAGGGACCACCACGCAAAGCAGTCAGGAGATAAATTTAGGTGAAGATAAAAAAAGCAAGAGAAGAGGATCTTGGAGGCTTGTGAAGAGCAGACCAGCGGATCCCTTGGATGTCTCTGAATCCCAGAACTATCAAAGCGTCATCAATGCTTTTGACCGTATTGAAAAACTTGATTATCCCAAAAAGACTATTGAACTTGAGATTACCACTGAGGCCCAGTCGGAAGATGTGGTCACGACCCCTCCATCACCAGCTAAAGCCCAGGAGAACATTTTCGACACCATTTATGAGATGTTTGGAGTTTTTGCCAAAAACGCCAGCAAAGACGCCGAAACTGCGACAACTACTGTGACTGCTCCTTTGATATTCCCAGAAGAGATTACTGAAGATCCAACGACAACGACTTCGC